A part of Streptomyces sp. NBC_01497 genomic DNA contains:
- a CDS encoding DUF6188 family protein, which translates to MELVAEMSEAELFDAGDYWSLPVEDCTVARVSFDWAISLVIGSPDTSFEVRIEEHIRMAAMDGAGLTIDPEGDAQQLAPILSLLHQEVRYLHALKTGDLQICLEGGTSLHVSASDDYEPWEITGPQEVRIVSTPGGSLATWGIPPARAGHEDKGRQGDGRPVSESP; encoded by the coding sequence ATGGAGCTGGTGGCCGAAATGAGTGAAGCGGAATTGTTCGATGCCGGAGATTATTGGAGTCTCCCGGTTGAGGACTGCACCGTGGCGCGCGTCAGCTTCGATTGGGCGATCTCTTTGGTCATCGGCTCCCCCGATACGTCGTTCGAGGTGCGTATCGAAGAACACATCAGAATGGCGGCCATGGACGGAGCCGGCTTGACGATCGATCCGGAAGGAGATGCGCAGCAGCTCGCCCCCATTCTGTCATTGCTTCATCAGGAAGTTCGATACCTGCACGCCCTGAAAACCGGAGATTTGCAGATCTGTCTGGAAGGTGGAACCTCCCTCCACGTTTCCGCATCTGACGATTACGAACCCTGGGAGATCACCGGCCCGCAGGAAGTCCGCATTGTTTCCACCCCGGGCGGGAGCCTGGCAACCTGGGGCATCCCCCCTGCCCGGGCCGGGCACGAGGACAAGGGTCGCCAGGGGGATGGGCGGCCGGTGTCCGAATCCCCGTGA
- a CDS encoding WXG100-like domain-containing protein: MSRPADDGGPAQSIDLYPDDLNFASGEFASGQSRLDSIASALNTALQGAAGMAGNDAYGQKFGAKYDPAAGALFTTFSAAVRAIGQASGALVTTANNYLKADHHSNPKKGKGAPVLYPAPTVFTDIMYPDAASAIGAGSSSMPSVLAKYWPNGHQDKLRDAATAYRTASTGLDTLGHDLHGQVQALTDNNSDDSVHAMAAFWARVWQDGGGAKSAPLSAAKDACDKLAAACDTFASAIDEAHSSTEHKLAGAGIALGLTTAVGIILTPFTGGASDVGAAALDGAEAAGILGGVEVALDAAVTDISVDMIADIETYLQAAAEGVPEIEAVDAETTEVTQALDRELAETEAREPAGVGGRGGSGGGGRGGGGGGDEPPTGGGDEDPPPDEPAPDEQARFSEAADNTPEPVPEGWEPRTADNGKGVVFQRPGAEGNADMIRVMDPTPRYPDGYIRAYNDLGQPVDIAGKPGPKSATHIPVGTSWSWWPK, from the coding sequence CGGCGCAGTCGATCGACCTCTATCCGGACGACCTGAACTTCGCCTCAGGGGAGTTCGCTTCGGGGCAGTCGCGTCTCGACTCGATCGCGAGCGCGCTCAACACCGCCCTCCAGGGCGCCGCGGGGATGGCGGGCAACGACGCGTACGGCCAGAAGTTCGGCGCGAAGTACGACCCGGCGGCAGGCGCCCTCTTCACCACGTTCTCCGCCGCCGTGCGTGCCATAGGCCAGGCGTCCGGCGCTCTGGTGACGACGGCGAACAACTACCTCAAGGCCGACCACCACTCCAACCCGAAGAAGGGCAAGGGGGCCCCGGTCCTCTACCCGGCGCCGACTGTCTTCACGGACATCATGTATCCGGACGCGGCCTCGGCGATCGGCGCGGGCAGTTCGTCCATGCCGTCGGTGCTGGCGAAGTACTGGCCCAACGGCCATCAGGACAAGCTCCGCGACGCGGCCACCGCCTACAGGACCGCATCCACCGGGCTCGACACGCTGGGCCACGACCTGCACGGACAGGTGCAGGCGTTGACCGACAACAACTCCGACGACTCCGTGCACGCGATGGCCGCGTTTTGGGCCAGGGTCTGGCAGGACGGCGGCGGTGCGAAGAGCGCACCCCTGTCGGCCGCCAAGGACGCGTGCGACAAACTCGCGGCTGCCTGTGACACGTTCGCCTCCGCGATCGACGAGGCCCACAGCAGCACGGAGCACAAGCTTGCCGGAGCGGGTATCGCGCTCGGCCTGACGACTGCCGTCGGCATCATCCTCACCCCCTTCACCGGCGGCGCCTCGGACGTGGGCGCTGCCGCGCTGGACGGTGCGGAGGCGGCGGGGATACTCGGTGGCGTCGAAGTCGCCCTGGACGCCGCCGTCACCGATATCAGCGTCGACATGATCGCGGACATCGAGACCTATCTTCAGGCCGCCGCCGAAGGCGTCCCGGAGATAGAGGCGGTCGACGCCGAGACGACCGAGGTCACTCAGGCCCTGGACCGCGAACTCGCCGAGACGGAGGCCCGCGAGCCGGCGGGGGTGGGGGGACGGGGCGGATCGGGCGGTGGGGGACGCGGTGGGGGTGGCGGCGGGGACGAACCGCCGACCGGCGGGGGAGACGAGGATCCGCCCCCTGACGAGCCCGCACCGGACGAGCAGGCGAGATTCTCCGAGGCGGCGGACAACACCCCCGAGCCGGTCCCCGAGGGCTGGGAACCGCGGACCGCGGACAACGGTAAGGGCGTCGTGTTTCAACGTCCGGGTGCGGAAGGAAATGCGGACATGATTAGAGTCATGGACCCGACCCCCCGGTATCCCGACGGGTATATTCGAGCGTACAACGACCTCGGTCAACCCGTGGACATAGCAGGAAAGCCGGGACCGAAGTCTGCCACACATATACCTGTCGGAACTTCATGGAGCTGGTGGCCGAAATGA